A part of Olleya sp. Bg11-27 genomic DNA contains:
- a CDS encoding cytochrome c oxidase subunit II gives MTTLLSILVLVFIFVAIWQMVKIFDLTQVGKENENNQVANDNDNRVNGYLMIGFLIFIYAITIVCFVKWGDLPLMSNSASEHGPGVDSLMIISMVVIFFVQTVTQFLLHYFAFKYKGEKGRKALFYADNNKLEAIWTIIPVIVLAGLIIQGLFTWTSIMNVDEEADPMVIELYAQQFNWKARYSGPDNALGKANVRLIDINRANELGVDEADPNAQDDVIVKELHLVVGQPIVFKMRSQDVLHSAYMPHFRAQMNCVPGMITQFGFTPTVTTAAMRETEEMKEKVANINKIRTEKSKALIAKGEEGLEPYVFDYLLLCNKICGTSHYNMQMKIIVETQEEYDAWMGEQKLFVDSLVKN, from the coding sequence ATGACGACTTTATTATCAATTTTAGTTTTAGTATTTATTTTCGTTGCAATCTGGCAAATGGTGAAAATCTTTGATTTGACCCAAGTTGGAAAGGAAAACGAGAATAACCAAGTTGCAAACGATAACGATAACCGTGTTAATGGATATTTAATGATAGGTTTTTTAATCTTCATTTATGCTATTACAATTGTATGTTTCGTTAAATGGGGAGATTTACCATTAATGTCTAACTCTGCTTCAGAGCATGGACCAGGTGTCGATAGCTTAATGATCATTTCTATGGTTGTTATCTTTTTCGTACAAACTGTAACTCAATTTTTACTACATTACTTTGCATTTAAATACAAAGGTGAAAAAGGAAGGAAGGCATTATTTTATGCTGATAATAACAAGCTAGAAGCAATTTGGACAATCATTCCTGTAATCGTTTTAGCAGGATTAATTATACAAGGTTTATTTACTTGGACCAGTATAATGAATGTTGATGAAGAAGCTGACCCAATGGTAATCGAGTTGTATGCGCAACAGTTTAACTGGAAAGCGAGATACTCAGGTCCAGATAATGCTTTAGGTAAAGCTAATGTTAGATTAATTGATATCAATAGAGCTAACGAATTAGGGGTTGATGAAGCTGATCCGAATGCACAAGATGATGTTATTGTTAAAGAATTACATTTAGTTGTAGGGCAGCCAATAGTATTTAAAATGCGTTCTCAAGATGTATTACACTCAGCTTATATGCCTCACTTTAGAGCGCAAATGAACTGTGTCCCTGGTATGATTACTCAATTTGGTTTTACGCCAACGGTGACTACTGCAGCGATGCGTGAGACTGAGGAAATGAAGGAAAAAGTAGCAAACATTAATAAAATCAGAACAGAGAAGAGTAAAGCTTTAATTGCTAAAGGCGAAGAAGGTTTAGAACCTTATGTGTTTGATTACTTATTGTTATGTAACAAAATCTGTGGTACTTCTCACTATAACATGCAAATGAAAATTATAGTAGAAACACAAGAGGAGTATGATGCTTGGATGGGTGAACAAAAGTTATTTGTTGATTCACTAGTAAAAAATTAA
- a CDS encoding quinol:cytochrome C oxidoreductase: protein MYTFSNRLKIVSLVLMIVGAILWGTGYYTAHHVSQDDVKIMLAEETSHGGHGGGHAAVADTHATEEAQHDGEHAGTAHAVTGHAEDTHANVAGDHGDAHAEHVMHQIHNRPYSALYIAAFFFMMIALGALAFYAIQQAAQAGWSPLLFRVMEGITYYLLPGALIVVAIAVISGDHIFVWMNPDMVNPESADYDKLVAGKSDWLNTPWFVIRALIFIGGWSLYRYFSRKFSLAQDAAPEGDTRNFIKTFRISAAFLVFFLYTESMMSWDWIMSVDPHWFSTLFGWYVLAGMLVCAVTVIAMITIYLKSKGLLPNVNDSHIHDLAKFMFGFSIFWTYLWFSQFMLIWYSNIPEEVTYFITRIEDYNLPFFGMVAMNFLFPLLLLMNSDYKRVPWFVIMAGVVILAGHYIDIFNMIMPATVGDRWFIGMPEIGAILLFAGLFMLIVFYAISKQSLLPKGNPFIKESENFHY, encoded by the coding sequence ATGTACACATTTTCAAATAGACTAAAAATAGTATCACTTGTCCTAATGATTGTAGGAGCGATATTATGGGGAACAGGTTATTATACAGCACATCATGTATCACAAGATGATGTTAAAATCATGTTAGCAGAAGAAACTAGTCATGGTGGACATGGTGGTGGTCACGCAGCTGTAGCAGATACACATGCTACGGAAGAAGCTCAGCACGATGGTGAACATGCTGGTACGGCACATGCGGTCACAGGTCATGCTGAAGACACACATGCTAATGTAGCTGGTGATCATGGTGATGCACATGCCGAACATGTCATGCACCAAATTCATAATAGACCATATTCTGCACTTTATATAGCAGCATTCTTTTTTATGATGATTGCTTTAGGTGCTTTAGCATTTTACGCTATTCAACAAGCGGCACAAGCAGGATGGTCCCCATTGTTATTTAGAGTAATGGAAGGAATTACATATTATTTATTACCAGGGGCTTTAATTGTAGTAGCTATTGCAGTTATTTCTGGAGATCATATTTTTGTTTGGATGAACCCTGATATGGTAAATCCTGAAAGTGCAGACTACGATAAGTTAGTTGCAGGTAAATCGGATTGGTTAAATACACCTTGGTTTGTTATAAGAGCATTAATTTTTATTGGAGGTTGGTCTTTATACAGATACTTCTCACGTAAATTCTCTTTAGCACAAGATGCGGCACCTGAAGGAGATACACGTAACTTTATAAAAACATTTCGTATATCAGCAGCATTTTTAGTGTTCTTTTTATATACGGAATCTATGATGTCTTGGGATTGGATTATGAGTGTAGACCCACACTGGTTCTCTACGTTGTTTGGTTGGTATGTTTTAGCAGGTATGTTAGTTTGTGCAGTTACAGTAATTGCAATGATTACAATATACTTAAAGTCTAAGGGCTTATTACCAAATGTTAATGATAGCCATATCCATGATTTAGCAAAATTCATGTTCGGATTTAGTATTTTCTGGACTTATTTATGGTTCTCTCAGTTCATGTTAATCTGGTATTCAAATATTCCAGAAGAAGTAACTTACTTTATTACAAGAATTGAAGATTATAATTTACCATTCTTTGGTATGGTGGCAATGAATTTCTTATTCCCATTATTACTATTAATGAATAGTGACTATAAGCGTGTCCCTTGGTTCGTGATTATGGCAGGAGTTGTAATCCTAGCAGGTCATTATATTGATATTTTCAATATGATTATGCCAGCTACAGTTGGAGATAGATGGTTTATAGGTATGCCTGAAATCGGTGCTATTTTATTATTTGCAGGTTTGTTTATGCTAATAGTATTTTATGCGATTTCGAAACAATCTTTACTACCTAAAGGAAACCCTTTCATTAAAGAAAGTGAAAATTTCCATTATTAA
- a CDS encoding c-type cytochrome codes for MRHLIKITIIALVTISFTSCNKSSRPNYQYMPNMYEPVGYEAYQESSAFANGVEAQLPVDGTIPRGYTPFEYTNDIAGYDLAKAELQSPLDSMQFDAPRAKELYTIYCGICHGNKGNGKGNLVTRNKILGVPSYDDAGRAINSGSIYHVMYYGKNSMGSYANFLSEEERWQVVAHVMTLKADLEK; via the coding sequence ATGAGACATTTAATTAAAATAACAATTATAGCCTTAGTTACAATTTCATTTACTTCTTGTAATAAGAGTTCAAGACCAAACTACCAATACATGCCAAACATGTATGAGCCGGTTGGTTATGAAGCTTATCAAGAATCAAGTGCATTTGCAAACGGAGTAGAAGCACAATTACCAGTAGATGGTACAATTCCTAGAGGGTATACGCCTTTTGAATACACTAATGATATAGCTGGTTATGATTTGGCTAAAGCCGAATTACAATCACCTTTAGATTCGATGCAATTTGATGCGCCAAGAGCTAAAGAATTATATACGATTTATTGTGGTATATGTCATGGTAATAAAGGAAATGGAAAAGGTAATTTAGTGACAAGAAATAAAATTCTTGGTGTACCGAGTTACGATGACGCAGGAAGAGCGATCAATTCAGGAAGTATTTATCATGTTATGTATTATGGTAAAAACTCTATGGGTTCTTATGCTAACTTTTTAAGCGAAGAAGAACGTTGGCAAGTTGTTGCTCACGTTATGACATTAAAGGCAGACCTAGAAAAATAA
- a CDS encoding DUF3341 domain-containing protein produces the protein MEASKVIHAIYNDDDVLMNAVKKVKAAKYHIDEVYTPFPVHGLDKAMGLAPTRLAICAFMYGCVGLAVATLMMNFIMIEDWPQDIGGKPSFSYLENMPAFVPIMFELTVFFAAHLMVITFYLRSKMWPFKNAENPDPRTTDDHFLMEISVVGNQSELQNLLGDTGAVEINIVDKAH, from the coding sequence ATGGAAGCTTCAAAAGTAATTCACGCTATTTATAACGATGACGATGTGTTAATGAATGCAGTTAAGAAAGTTAAAGCTGCAAAATATCACATTGACGAAGTATATACACCTTTTCCAGTTCACGGACTAGATAAGGCAATGGGATTAGCTCCAACACGTTTAGCAATTTGTGCATTTATGTATGGTTGCGTTGGTTTGGCAGTAGCCACTTTAATGATGAACTTTATCATGATTGAAGACTGGCCGCAAGATATTGGTGGTAAACCTAGTTTTAGCTACCTAGAAAACATGCCGGCATTTGTTCCGATTATGTTTGAGCTTACCGTATTTTTTGCAGCCCATTTAATGGTTATAACATTTTATTTAAGAAGTAAAATGTGGCCTTTTAAAAATGCTGAAAATCCTGATCCAAGAACAACTGATGATCATTTTTTAATGGAAATTTCGGTTGTTGGAAACCAAAGTGAATTACAAAATTTATTAGGGGATACTGGAGCAGTAGAAATTAACATAGTAGATAAAGCACATTAA
- the nrfD gene encoding NrfD/PsrC family molybdoenzyme membrane anchor subunit, producing MASHYEAPIRRPLVTGKKSYHDVTVDIAAPVEGKANKQWWIVFSIALVAFLWGIGCIIYTVSTGIGTWGLNRTVNWAWDITNFVWWVGIGHAGTLISAVLLLFRQKWRMAINRSAEAMTIFSVVQAGLFPIIHMGRPWLAYWVLPIPNQFGSLWVNFNSPLLWDVFAISTYLSVSLVFWWTGLLPDFAMLRDRAVKPFQKKIYSLLSFGWTGRAKDWQRFEEVSLVLAGLATPLVLSVHTIVSFDFATSVIPGWHTTIFPPYFVAGAVFSGFAMVNTLLIIMRKVCSLEDYITVQHIELMNIVIMLTGSIVGVAYITELFVAWYSGVEYEQYAFLNRATGPYAWAYWAMMSCNVFSPQFMWFKKLRTSIMFSFAISIVVNIGMWFERFVIIVTSLHRDYLPSSWTMFSPTFVDIGIFIGTIGFFFVLFLLYSRTFPVIAQAEVKTILKSSGDNYKAIRERGDSLVGTGADARTSVVNNKETNNLK from the coding sequence ATGGCGTCTCATTACGAAGCACCTATTAGAAGACCTTTGGTTACCGGTAAGAAATCTTACCATGATGTAACTGTAGATATCGCAGCTCCTGTAGAAGGTAAGGCTAACAAACAGTGGTGGATTGTATTTTCTATCGCACTTGTAGCTTTTCTTTGGGGAATAGGTTGTATTATTTATACCGTATCAACGGGTATTGGAACTTGGGGATTAAACAGAACAGTAAACTGGGCTTGGGATATTACTAACTTCGTTTGGTGGGTTGGTATTGGTCACGCAGGAACATTAATTTCTGCAGTACTTTTATTATTCCGTCAAAAATGGAGAATGGCAATTAACCGTTCTGCAGAAGCAATGACTATCTTTTCTGTAGTTCAAGCAGGGTTATTCCCAATTATTCACATGGGTCGTCCATGGTTAGCATATTGGGTATTACCAATACCAAACCAATTTGGATCATTATGGGTTAACTTTAACTCACCATTACTTTGGGATGTATTTGCAATTTCAACTTATTTATCGGTATCATTAGTATTCTGGTGGACAGGTTTATTACCAGATTTTGCAATGTTACGTGATAGAGCTGTTAAGCCTTTTCAAAAGAAAATATATAGCTTATTAAGTTTTGGTTGGACAGGTCGTGCAAAAGATTGGCAACGTTTTGAAGAAGTATCTTTAGTGCTTGCAGGTTTAGCAACACCATTAGTATTATCTGTACATACGATTGTATCTTTTGATTTTGCAACATCTGTAATACCGGGATGGCATACAACAATATTCCCGCCATACTTTGTGGCAGGTGCGGTGTTTTCTGGTTTTGCAATGGTAAATACACTATTGATTATAATGAGAAAGGTATGTAGTCTTGAAGATTATATTACTGTACAACATATTGAGTTAATGAATATCGTTATCATGCTTACTGGGTCTATCGTAGGTGTGGCATATATAACGGAATTATTCGTTGCATGGTATTCTGGTGTAGAGTATGAGCAATATGCTTTCTTAAACAGAGCAACAGGACCTTATGCATGGGCATACTGGGCAATGATGTCTTGTAACGTATTTTCACCTCAGTTTATGTGGTTTAAAAAGTTACGTACAAGTATTATGTTCTCTTTCGCTATTTCTATTGTAGTAAATATCGGAATGTGGTTTGAACGTTTTGTAATTATTGTAACATCATTACACAGAGATTACTTACCATCTTCATGGACAATGTTCTCACCAACATTTGTTGATATTGGAATTTTTATCGGAACAATAGGATTCTTCTTTGTACTATTCTTATTGTACTCTCGTACATTCCCAGTTATAGCACAAGCAGAGGTTAAAACTATATTAAAGTCTTCTGGAGATAATTATAAAGCTATCAGAGAAAGAGGTGATAGTTTAGTAGGGACAGGAGCTGATGCTAGAACGTCAGTAGTGAATAATAAAGAAACTAATAATTTAAAGTAG
- a CDS encoding TAT-variant-translocated molybdopterin oxidoreductase gives MSSNKKYWKSVEELKDSSIVETLKQNEFVQEIPTDEFLGDKDTLEASSTTRRDFLKYVGFSTAAASLAACEGPVVKSIPYVVQPDRIVPGVANYYATTIANGFDFASVLVKTREGRPIKIENNTLAATNGHANARVNASVLDLYDSTRVQGPKKGGKAISWSDFNSETTQSLETLKDSGKQIVLLTQTYASPSTSKLVAEFTEKYGNVNHVVYDAVSESAALDAYQAMYGERGLANYDFSKAMTIVSVGADFLGDWQGGGFDSGYSVKRIPDHGKMSRHIQFESNMSLSGANADKRIPLTPSQQKLALAQLHSLITGGSVNANDLPAKIKDAVQRAASELIKAGSNGVVVTGIQDVNAQTVVLEINTTLASKAFDYKTPIKTRQGNNKAVQTLISDMKSGKVGAVIMSGVNPMYTLPNAKDFAEGLKNTTLSVAFTSKEDETASVVQYIAAAPHYLESWGDVELKKGHFALMQPTIRPLFDTKQFQDVLLKWTGNTSALNEYIKTNWKENILNGESYNQALHDGVFVSGLSTSEELLEVVTEEEEIEQDEIPAGNAARALADSVTKVGVELTLYSKVGMGDGQQANNPWLQEFPDPITRTSWDNYLTVSKADAEAWNIVNENDSTGALDGSYVTLKVKGSKDLIVPVIIQPGQAKGSVGLAFGYGRTAGLKDEMKTGVNAFTLYNDFNTVQSVSIEPATGMHEFACVQLQNTLMGRGDIIKETTLEIFNTYDSQDHKHGWNKIPMVSLNHEETPVTSPEVDLWDEFDRSIGHHFNLSIDLNACTGCGSCVIACHAENNVPVVGKEEIRRSRDMHWLRIDRYYSSEDTFAQDDAKKEGFSGLFGDNGSLGGFGELEDPADNPQVAFQPVMCQHCNHAPCETVCPVAATAHGRQGQNHMAYNRCVGTRYCANNCPYKVRRFNWFLYNGNDEFDYHMNNDLGRMVINPDVTVRSRGVMEKCSMCIQKTQKTILDAKRDGRVIKDGEFQTACSAACGSGAMIFGDINDKESKVAKLYEDDRMYHLLESVGTKPNVQYHTKVRNTKEA, from the coding sequence ATGTCATCAAACAAGAAATACTGGAAAAGTGTTGAGGAGCTAAAAGATAGTTCTATTGTTGAGACGCTAAAACAAAACGAATTTGTTCAAGAGATTCCTACTGATGAGTTCTTAGGTGATAAGGATACATTAGAGGCTTCTTCTACAACACGTCGTGATTTCTTAAAGTATGTTGGTTTTAGTACTGCTGCTGCATCATTAGCAGCGTGCGAGGGACCAGTAGTTAAATCAATTCCTTACGTAGTACAGCCAGACAGAATTGTTCCTGGTGTTGCTAATTATTATGCAACAACTATAGCTAATGGTTTTGATTTTGCAAGTGTTTTAGTAAAGACTCGTGAAGGTCGTCCAATTAAAATTGAAAACAATACACTAGCTGCTACCAATGGTCATGCAAATGCTAGAGTTAATGCTTCGGTTTTAGATTTATATGATAGCACAAGAGTACAAGGTCCTAAGAAAGGTGGAAAAGCTATTTCTTGGTCTGATTTTAATTCTGAAACGACGCAGTCTTTAGAGACTTTGAAGGATTCAGGAAAGCAAATCGTACTATTGACACAAACATATGCAAGTCCATCAACATCTAAGTTAGTTGCAGAATTTACTGAGAAATATGGTAATGTAAACCACGTGGTTTATGATGCTGTATCGGAGTCGGCTGCATTAGATGCTTACCAAGCAATGTATGGTGAGAGAGGATTAGCTAATTATGATTTCTCTAAGGCAATGACTATTGTGTCTGTAGGTGCAGACTTTTTAGGAGATTGGCAAGGTGGAGGATTTGATTCTGGATATTCTGTAAAAAGAATTCCTGATCATGGTAAAATGTCAAGACATATTCAATTTGAATCTAATATGTCTTTATCTGGTGCAAACGCAGATAAACGTATCCCATTAACGCCATCACAACAGAAATTAGCATTAGCGCAATTACATAGTTTAATTACGGGTGGTTCGGTAAATGCAAACGACTTACCTGCAAAAATTAAAGACGCTGTTCAAAGAGCAGCTTCAGAATTAATTAAGGCAGGAAGTAATGGTGTTGTCGTAACCGGTATTCAAGATGTTAATGCGCAGACTGTCGTTTTAGAAATAAACACGACGTTAGCAAGTAAGGCTTTTGACTACAAAACACCAATAAAAACACGCCAAGGAAATAATAAAGCTGTACAAACTTTGATTTCTGATATGAAATCGGGTAAAGTTGGAGCTGTTATTATGAGCGGTGTTAATCCAATGTATACTTTACCAAATGCAAAAGATTTTGCAGAAGGTTTAAAAAACACAACATTATCAGTAGCGTTTACTTCTAAGGAAGACGAGACTGCATCTGTTGTACAATATATAGCAGCAGCACCTCATTATTTAGAATCATGGGGAGATGTTGAATTAAAGAAGGGTCATTTTGCATTAATGCAACCAACAATAAGACCTTTATTTGATACAAAACAATTTCAAGATGTGTTATTAAAATGGACTGGAAATACTAGTGCTTTAAATGAATACATTAAGACTAATTGGAAAGAGAATATCCTTAATGGAGAATCTTATAACCAAGCACTACATGATGGTGTTTTTGTAAGTGGTTTATCTACTTCAGAGGAATTGTTAGAAGTAGTGACTGAAGAAGAAGAGATTGAACAAGACGAAATTCCTGCAGGAAATGCTGCAAGAGCATTAGCAGATTCGGTTACAAAGGTAGGTGTTGAGTTAACATTATATTCTAAAGTTGGAATGGGAGATGGTCAACAGGCCAATAACCCATGGTTACAAGAGTTTCCAGATCCAATTACTAGAACATCATGGGATAACTATTTAACGGTATCTAAAGCGGATGCTGAAGCTTGGAACATTGTCAATGAAAATGATTCTACGGGAGCTTTGGACGGAAGTTATGTTACTTTAAAAGTTAAAGGATCTAAAGATTTAATTGTACCAGTAATTATTCAACCAGGTCAAGCAAAAGGGTCTGTAGGGTTAGCCTTTGGTTATGGTAGAACAGCTGGTCTTAAAGATGAAATGAAAACGGGAGTTAACGCGTTTACATTATATAACGATTTCAATACTGTTCAAAGTGTATCTATTGAGCCTGCAACTGGAATGCATGAATTTGCATGTGTACAGTTACAGAATACTTTAATGGGTCGTGGCGATATTATAAAGGAAACAACATTAGAGATTTTTAATACTTATGATAGTCAAGATCATAAGCATGGGTGGAATAAAATACCAATGGTATCTTTAAACCATGAAGAAACTCCGGTAACGTCTCCTGAAGTTGATTTATGGGATGAATTTGATCGTTCAATTGGACATCATTTTAACCTGTCAATTGATTTAAATGCATGTACAGGTTGTGGATCATGTGTTATTGCATGTCACGCGGAAAACAACGTACCAGTAGTTGGTAAAGAAGAAATTAGACGTAGTCGTGATATGCACTGGTTACGTATTGATAGATATTATTCATCTGAAGATACATTTGCTCAAGATGATGCTAAAAAAGAAGGTTTCTCTGGTTTATTTGGAGATAATGGTTCTTTAGGAGGTTTTGGAGAATTAGAAGATCCTGCAGATAATCCACAAGTAGCATTTCAACCAGTAATGTGTCAGCATTGTAATCATGCACCTTGTGAAACTGTTTGTCCTGTTGCTGCAACAGCACACGGAAGACAGGGACAGAACCATATGGCTTACAACAGATGTGTTGGTACAAGATATTGTGCAAACAACTGTCCATATAAAGTAAGACGTTTTAACTGGTTCTTATATAATGGAAATGACGAGTTTGATTACCACATGAATAATGATTTAGGTCGTATGGTAATTAATCCTGACGTGACAGTACGTTCTCGTGGTGTAATGGAAAAATGTTCTATGTGTATTCAAAAGACACAGAAAACGATTCTTGACGCTAAACGTGATGGACGTGTAATTAAAGATGGAGAGTTTCAAACAGCGTGTTCTGCTGCCTGTGGTAGTGGTGCAATGATTTTTGGAGACATCAACGATAAAGAAAGTAAAGTTGCAAAACTATACGAAGATGATCGTATGTATCACTTGTTAGAAAGTGTTGGTACTAAACCTAATGTTCAGTATCATACTAAAGTGAGAAACACGAAAGAAGCATAA
- a CDS encoding cytochrome c3 family protein yields the protein MKQVIHRKLSRNNLRLSLIFLLTFSTSLFAQEGDAVVGKSLFNANCIACHKLDKKMTGPALRKVESRLADAEGLDREWLYNWIKNSSGVIKSGDAYANKIYSEFNGAAMSAFPTLTNTDIDNILAYTATEITVVTPPPGDPTVQAANTSSEGGISNKIILGALGVLFALLAGALFLVNKTLRRFADAKGVSLAETSSRTPIWKAFVQNQFLVFITAIGLLLASAYFVYGFLMQIGVNQGYEPIQPIHYSHRIHAGDNGIDCKYCHSSARVSKHSGIPSLNVCMNCHKSIYEVAPETQAEGLAEFGVDYNGEIKKLYDAVGWDDADQKYTGETSPVKWIQIHKLPDFAYFNHSQHVVVGGVECQTCHGPVEEMEIMYQHAPLTMGWCINCHRETNVKVKDNAYYTKIHEQLSKKYGVENLTAAQMGGLECGKCHY from the coding sequence ATGAAACAGGTGATTCACCGTAAGTTAAGTCGTAACAATCTTCGTTTAAGCTTAATTTTTTTACTAACATTTTCAACCTCACTTTTCGCTCAAGAAGGCGATGCAGTAGTAGGTAAGTCTTTATTTAATGCTAATTGTATAGCATGTCATAAGTTAGATAAAAAAATGACAGGTCCTGCTTTGCGAAAAGTGGAGTCTCGTTTAGCAGATGCAGAAGGTTTAGATAGAGAGTGGTTGTATAACTGGATAAAGAATAGTTCAGGAGTTATTAAATCTGGAGACGCTTATGCGAATAAGATTTATTCTGAGTTTAATGGTGCGGCCATGAGTGCTTTTCCTACGTTAACAAATACGGATATAGATAATATTTTAGCATATACTGCTACAGAAATAACAGTTGTGACTCCTCCGCCAGGGGATCCGACGGTTCAGGCAGCAAATACTTCTTCTGAAGGTGGGATATCTAACAAGATTATTTTAGGGGCTTTAGGTGTGTTATTTGCATTATTGGCAGGGGCTTTGTTTTTAGTAAATAAAACCTTGCGTCGTTTTGCTGATGCTAAAGGGGTTTCTCTAGCTGAAACTTCAAGCCGTACACCAATTTGGAAAGCGTTTGTTCAAAATCAATTTTTAGTATTTATAACAGCTATTGGTTTATTATTAGCTAGTGCGTACTTTGTATACGGTTTCTTAATGCAAATTGGGGTTAATCAAGGGTATGAGCCGATTCAACCAATACATTATTCTCATAGAATTCACGCAGGTGATAATGGGATCGATTGTAAATATTGTCACTCTTCAGCTAGAGTAAGTAAGCATTCAGGGATTCCTTCTTTAAATGTGTGTATGAATTGTCATAAATCAATTTATGAAGTAGCGCCAGAAACACAAGCGGAAGGTTTAGCTGAGTTTGGTGTTGACTATAATGGTGAAATTAAAAAGCTTTATGATGCTGTTGGTTGGGATGATGCTGATCAAAAGTATACAGGAGAAACGAGTCCAGTTAAATGGATTCAAATACATAAATTGCCGGACTTTGCTTATTTTAATCACTCACAACACGTTGTTGTAGGTGGTGTAGAATGCCAAACATGTCACGGTCCTGTAGAGGAGATGGAAATCATGTATCAACATGCACCATTAACAATGGGTTGGTGTATTAACTGTCACAGAGAAACTAACGTTAAGGTAAAAGATAACGCATATTATACTAAAATTCATGAGCAATTGTCTAAGAAGTATGGTGTAGAAAATCTTACTGCTGCGCAAATGGGAGGGTTAGAATGTGGTAAATGTCATTACTAG
- a CDS encoding translation initiation factor IF-2, whose translation MKKTQLKTFYLTALITIGFSTMGHSQQGTVVVNEDPAIANLLKLKKEINSNEKNSNRYKIQIYSGHLSRAESIKSSFNGSVGQWNSQLVFEAPNYKVWVGNFRKRLEADRALVEVQKKFGDAFIFKPLKEKN comes from the coding sequence ATGAAGAAAACACAACTAAAAACCTTTTATCTAACTGCCTTAATTACAATTGGTTTTTCAACCATGGGTCACTCTCAACAAGGGACCGTAGTCGTAAACGAAGATCCTGCAATTGCCAATTTATTAAAGCTAAAAAAAGAGATAAATAGCAACGAAAAAAACAGTAATAGATATAAAATACAAATCTATTCTGGTCATTTAAGTCGAGCAGAAAGCATCAAATCCTCATTTAATGGATCAGTAGGCCAGTGGAATTCTCAATTAGTTTTTGAAGCCCCAAATTACAAAGTATGGGTTGGTAATTTCAGAAAAAGACTAGAAGCCGATCGTGCTTTAGTAGAAGTTCAAAAAAAGTTTGGAGACGCCTTTATTTTTAAACCTTTGAAAGAAAAAAACTAA